In Blautia sp. SC05B48, a single genomic region encodes these proteins:
- a CDS encoding signal peptidase I, with protein MKIFFRCIGNTVLGLMLVTALVLLIPGLFGIRPYVVYSGSMEPEIPTGAVVFTKEGEFSPKKGDIITFHNGDTVVTHRVVKKEKDIFITKGDANKTEDPVPAEASQIIGRVVFHLPYLGYVIHFLKARIPFAAVCIAACLSVLFDLAYTPKKKKIQGGI; from the coding sequence ATGAAAATATTTTTTCGATGTATCGGCAACACGGTTCTTGGGCTGATGCTGGTGACAGCATTGGTACTTTTAATTCCCGGACTTTTCGGGATCCGGCCCTATGTGGTCTATTCCGGTTCCATGGAACCTGAGATTCCAACCGGAGCTGTGGTTTTTACAAAGGAAGGAGAGTTTTCTCCGAAAAAGGGAGATATCATTACTTTTCATAACGGAGATACCGTTGTCACCCACAGAGTGGTAAAAAAAGAAAAGGATATCTTTATCACAAAAGGTGACGCCAACAAGACAGAAGATCCTGTTCCCGCAGAGGCGTCACAGATCATCGGGCGGGTAGTCTTTCACCTGCCTTATCTGGGCTACGTGATCCATTTTCTGAAAGCCCGGATCCCTTTTGCCGCAGTTTGCATTGCGGCATGTCTGTCAGTACTCTTTGATCTGGCATATACCCCAAAAAAGAAAAAAATACAGGGAGGAATTTAA
- a CDS encoding TasA family protein produces MMKNRKLVKGIALAAVITALAAGGTAAYLTDFETATNSFTVGKVDIDLDEPNWKPEDNTDLVPTQVIRKDPYVSNKGVNEAFVYLEVSVPVRNVITAAKDGTRNALAKTELFSFTKNKDWTQLERTEVGQNMVYTYAYNHILKPGTKTTTLFDTVTFANIIEGQLDTQQIDMPVRAYAIQATNTGDDKTTVLEQATAAYQKYVNQNKGQAGGVTK; encoded by the coding sequence ATGATGAAAAACAGAAAACTGGTAAAAGGAATCGCACTTGCTGCTGTGATCACTGCACTGGCAGCCGGAGGAACAGCGGCATATCTTACGGATTTTGAAACGGCAACCAACAGCTTTACCGTAGGAAAAGTGGATATCGACCTGGATGAGCCTAACTGGAAACCGGAGGACAATACAGATCTGGTTCCTACTCAGGTGATCCGGAAGGACCCCTATGTATCAAATAAAGGAGTAAATGAAGCATTTGTATATCTGGAAGTTTCTGTTCCGGTCCGAAATGTGATCACGGCAGCCAAGGATGGCACCAGGAATGCGCTTGCAAAAACAGAGCTGTTCAGCTTCACCAAAAACAAGGACTGGACACAGCTGGAGCGGACCGAAGTGGGGCAGAATATGGTCTATACCTATGCATATAATCACATCCTGAAGCCGGGAACAAAGACAACAACTCTTTTTGATACAGTAACCTTTGCCAATATCATCGAAGGTCAGCTGGATACACAGCAGATCGATATGCCGGTACGGGCTTATGCGATCCAGGCTACCAATACCGGTGATGACAAGACTACGGTTCTGGAGCAGGCAACTGCTGCTTACCAGAAATATGTAAATCAGAATAAAGGACAGGCCGGTGGTGTCACGAAATGA
- a CDS encoding SpaA isopeptide-forming pilin-related protein gives MKRRMIGAWMALMITASSLVVSASPAADMSSVSADPQQEQAEPEKEEEAPDIPATSQPGEAEMLVPTALPEQETVEEAFEEGEDNAENTDSDELTEPEVASEEGENIALTETPEQAEDPGFIVFTEENAEILTAESEEDQKLIQEIENGEIIALSAALPGKILEAGSAEVISEGEDSLAVTALSPSQYYLDSWTRVYCDEIWTAANDFLGPGNKTRMGCTYRSVHYIDDTGEEKVSPLYCLKATQDGLDSMTLKNEAVKALTNSVIQKLLYFGYGGPGDLGTGYDPSCSHIDWSKWQNRYVFTHIALSKVYFNDCGYATAAEVEHTGINRLIDKIQTLTIPARNKAAVYVSEDGSWSAASGKTIPLSVFRSRPAGFPFVPDSMKDGFQMSTLMKVTDGAKAGNGITITRGAAEKWQLAYWTSAAEYNSHKSNPKMMSGTSLNLKDGAYFFLIFPLNASATKKFSCKMLLQPVSYILVDGSAQAGKDGVQDFGAYVYQGTRGSLSFSVKPSVYGNAKLVKKEPNTGKLIQGAQYGLFAAEALTSGYRTMYSKDQKVSSGTTNASGEILFSKLLPGKYYVKETKTAAGYKLNTVIKNLTVTGGKTTTVNVTDIMDISGTVSIRKKDGNTGDPLAGAEFTLYQWSKKSKSYVTLKKLTYDGQKRIYNSEKFNYTEDNQGKFRVRETKAPPNYTGNWQKNFTLEKPGEKQEFLFEAVNYQNEKRRIEVRKIDAKTGEVLKGAEFTLYEYSAAKKAYKEKGTLLNYDSSSELYVSGELLKTSDNEGKYKIMETKTPPGYTGSWEEEVNITDKDARLSFEVVNEKEKEYTGVIRLRKTDIYTGEVLEDAEFTVLQWNRENQTYQDDLGGQSILKFDVETGWYSTEELVLTDANQGRFKVVETKNPENYTGKYEKEVIFQKKANTDTDTVDLKAENTPVTLPLGNITIVKKIKEEDITWAHGNPTFSFVAEGTDLSGNPHRYEDYVTFTRGSYETDKNGYATLSVTLRNIPLGQYTVWEKPVLRYYLKEVWANTENVRIIKGAAPAYGTDPRKIASGTAALTMQNKNASLTFVNEKSRYDRYSHNDSIKNTIPVSFS, from the coding sequence TTGAAAAGAAGAATGATCGGTGCATGGATGGCATTGATGATCACAGCTTCTTCTCTTGTGGTTTCGGCCAGTCCTGCAGCAGATATGAGTTCGGTATCAGCAGATCCGCAGCAGGAACAGGCAGAACCGGAGAAAGAAGAGGAGGCCCCGGATATTCCGGCGACGTCTCAGCCTGGGGAGGCCGAGATGCTGGTTCCGACAGCCTTGCCTGAACAGGAAACGGTGGAGGAAGCTTTTGAAGAAGGTGAAGATAATGCTGAAAATACTGACAGTGATGAGCTGACCGAACCGGAAGTTGCTTCAGAAGAAGGAGAAAATATAGCTCTGACAGAAACACCGGAGCAGGCGGAAGATCCGGGATTTATCGTTTTTACGGAAGAAAATGCAGAAATCCTCACAGCGGAAAGCGAAGAGGATCAAAAACTGATCCAGGAGATTGAAAACGGAGAGATCATTGCCCTTTCTGCAGCACTTCCGGGGAAGATCCTGGAAGCAGGCAGTGCGGAAGTGATTTCAGAGGGAGAGGATTCCCTTGCAGTTACAGCACTTTCCCCGTCCCAGTATTATCTGGACAGCTGGACCAGGGTTTACTGCGATGAGATCTGGACAGCTGCCAATGATTTTCTTGGTCCCGGAAATAAAACCCGTATGGGATGTACGTATCGTTCTGTACATTATATCGATGATACAGGAGAGGAGAAGGTTTCACCTCTGTATTGCCTGAAAGCGACCCAGGATGGGCTGGACAGTATGACACTGAAGAATGAGGCAGTAAAAGCACTGACTAATTCTGTGATCCAAAAGCTTTTGTACTTTGGTTACGGAGGACCGGGGGATCTGGGGACCGGATATGACCCCTCCTGCAGTCACATAGACTGGTCAAAATGGCAGAACCGTTATGTATTCACGCATATTGCATTGTCAAAGGTATACTTTAATGACTGTGGATATGCCACAGCAGCAGAAGTAGAACATACAGGGATAAACCGCCTGATCGATAAGATCCAAACATTGACGATCCCTGCAAGAAACAAGGCAGCCGTTTATGTTTCCGAAGATGGTTCCTGGTCGGCAGCATCCGGAAAGACGATCCCCTTAAGTGTATTCCGAAGCAGACCAGCAGGTTTTCCCTTTGTTCCGGACAGTATGAAGGACGGATTTCAGATGAGTACTCTTATGAAAGTGACAGACGGAGCAAAAGCAGGAAATGGGATCACCATTACCAGAGGAGCTGCAGAAAAATGGCAGCTTGCCTACTGGACAAGTGCAGCGGAGTATAATTCTCACAAATCCAATCCCAAAATGATGTCGGGAACAAGCCTGAACCTGAAGGATGGAGCATACTTTTTTCTGATCTTTCCGTTAAATGCATCTGCTACAAAGAAGTTTTCCTGCAAAATGCTGCTTCAGCCGGTTTCCTATATCTTGGTTGACGGAAGTGCACAGGCAGGAAAAGATGGAGTACAGGATTTTGGCGCTTACGTATATCAGGGAACAAGAGGAAGCCTTTCGTTTTCAGTAAAGCCATCGGTTTACGGCAATGCAAAGCTGGTCAAGAAGGAACCCAACACGGGAAAACTGATCCAGGGAGCGCAGTACGGACTGTTTGCAGCAGAAGCTCTGACCTCCGGATACCGGACTATGTACAGTAAGGATCAGAAGGTTTCATCCGGAACAACAAACGCCAGTGGAGAGATCCTTTTTTCAAAGCTGCTTCCCGGAAAATATTATGTGAAGGAAACTAAAACCGCTGCCGGATACAAGCTGAACACCGTTATCAAAAATCTTACAGTAACCGGTGGAAAGACAACAACCGTCAACGTAACGGATATCATGGATATCAGTGGAACAGTATCCATCAGAAAGAAAGATGGAAATACCGGTGATCCACTGGCAGGAGCTGAATTTACCCTGTATCAGTGGAGTAAAAAAAGCAAAAGCTATGTAACCTTAAAAAAACTGACTTATGATGGACAGAAACGTATCTATAACTCCGAGAAATTTAATTATACCGAAGACAATCAGGGAAAATTCCGTGTACGGGAGACAAAAGCTCCACCCAATTACACCGGAAACTGGCAGAAAAATTTTACGTTGGAAAAGCCGGGAGAAAAGCAGGAATTTCTGTTTGAAGCAGTGAACTATCAGAACGAAAAACGAAGGATAGAGGTTCGTAAGATCGATGCGAAGACCGGTGAGGTCCTGAAGGGTGCGGAGTTTACACTTTATGAATACAGCGCAGCCAAAAAAGCCTATAAAGAAAAAGGAACACTCCTGAATTATGATAGCTCAAGTGAGCTTTATGTAAGCGGTGAACTTTTAAAGACCTCGGATAATGAGGGAAAATATAAGATCATGGAAACAAAGACTCCGCCCGGATATACAGGAAGCTGGGAAGAAGAAGTAAATATCACAGACAAGGATGCCCGCCTTTCCTTTGAAGTTGTCAATGAAAAGGAAAAGGAATATACAGGAGTGATCCGACTGAGAAAAACAGACATTTATACCGGGGAAGTTCTGGAAGATGCTGAATTTACTGTGCTTCAGTGGAACAGAGAGAACCAGACTTACCAGGATGACCTGGGCGGGCAGAGTATCCTGAAGTTTGACGTAGAAACCGGATGGTACTCTACTGAAGAGCTGGTGCTTACAGATGCCAATCAGGGAAGGTTCAAAGTAGTGGAAACAAAAAATCCGGAGAACTATACAGGCAAATATGAAAAGGAGGTAATCTTCCAGAAAAAAGCAAATACAGATACGGATACTGTGGATCTGAAAGCAGAGAATACTCCGGTAACACTTCCGCTGGGAAATATCACCATCGTAAAAAAGATCAAAGAGGAGGATATTACCTGGGCTCATGGAAATCCAACCTTTTCCTTTGTGGCAGAAGGTACGGATCTATCCGGAAATCCTCACAGATATGAGGATTATGTGACCTTTACCAGAGGAAGCTATGAAACTGATAAAAATGGATATGCAACATTATCGGTCACTCTCAGGAATATCCCGCTGGGGCAGTATACGGTCTGGGAAAAACCGGTACTACGCTATTATCTGAAAGAGGTATGGGCAAATACAGAGAATGTCCGCATCATAAAAGGCGCTGCACCTGCATATGGTACAGATCCCCGGAAGATTGCTTCCGGTACGGCTGCTCTGACAATGCAAAACAAAAATGCATCGCTGACTTTTGTAAATGAGAAATCCAGATATGATCGATATTCCCATAATGACAGCATAAAAAATACCATACCCGTATCATTTTCCTGA